A region of Candidatus Neomarinimicrobiota bacterium DNA encodes the following proteins:
- a CDS encoding glycoside hydrolase family 2 protein: protein MKKKVLVIIFTLLSLLTIWLYFCEKYYIVRWPEVKKETKPWSRWWWMGSAVDRENLEKLMKMYAEVGLGGLELTPIYGVHGYEEKFIPYLSNEWIEIFKFTLKLAKKYNLGLDMATGTGWPFGGPWVGEDDAARYIALKMYKARGGTTFLDTIKYIQSPLIRAIYKRLDIKDIKDIKRPISMNENLQELSLEQVRFPVSLPIVSIVALFDTNYIDLTDSVDIDGVLKWKVPEGDWSIYALFLGWHGKMVERAAPGGEGFVIDHFNKNALYNYLSKFNEALKSVKKPYVRAFFNDSYEVDDAVGESNWTRNFLKEFKNRRGYKLEKCLNIFFGKDTTEEKERILCDYRETISDLLLDEFTLNWKMWAHSKKSIVRNQAHGSPANIIDLYANSDIPETEGNEIFRFKFASSASNITGKKLTSAEAATWLNEHFLTTLGDVKKCVDLFFLGGINHIFYHGTTYSPLEEEWPGWLFYASVNFSPSNPFWTHFNKLNEYVTRVQSFLQIGKPSSDVLVYYPIHDFWSKMSRGLLVHFSGEIKDYEGSDFYNVSESLYKNGYTFDYISDRLLQKAKESRGEIKTKGCNYKAIIVPYCKYINFNTFKKILSLANEGCTVIFNKSLPEKVSGFDNYKSKTIEFEKIKNEIEAELTDFAGYKMYNSGKGRVVISSVPADSVLRLLDYKSEALHKFGLSFIRKKIRGGFIYFIVNNEEKKEEDFIPIAYGGRSVVLFNPMSGRFGSLKKKHNGMDEVFLSLNPGESVIIRTYNRKVNVRDYKFFTKSKDDTIEIRGKWLLTPIEGNPVFPERLELEELKSWHLLPDTLWASFSGVAKYQIRFKKPAIKQKYLVLSLGKVKETARVFINGNEVATLIMPPFEILIDSKMLKENNLLEIEVTNLMANGIAYLDRNGIIWKKFYNINFPPRRRENMGQDRLFTAKHWKPVESGLLGPVRIFPAEEIKP, encoded by the coding sequence ATGAAAAAGAAAGTCTTAGTTATAATTTTTACACTGTTGTCGTTATTGACAATTTGGCTTTATTTTTGTGAGAAATATTACATCGTAAGATGGCCTGAGGTTAAAAAAGAAACAAAACCATGGTCACGGTGGTGGTGGATGGGTAGTGCTGTTGACAGAGAAAATCTGGAAAAATTGATGAAAATGTATGCCGAAGTCGGTTTAGGAGGTCTTGAGCTTACTCCTATCTATGGCGTCCATGGATATGAAGAGAAATTTATACCTTATTTATCAAATGAATGGATCGAAATTTTTAAATTTACGCTAAAGCTAGCGAAAAAGTACAATCTTGGATTGGATATGGCGACTGGTACGGGCTGGCCATTTGGCGGACCGTGGGTTGGAGAAGATGATGCAGCAAGGTATATTGCTTTGAAAATGTATAAAGCCCGTGGGGGTACAACTTTTTTGGATACTATAAAATATATACAAAGCCCCCTTATTAGAGCGATATATAAGCGATTGGATATAAAGGATATAAAGGATATCAAAAGACCAATTTCAATGAATGAAAATTTACAGGAACTATCTCTTGAGCAGGTACGTTTCCCAGTAAGTCTGCCAATTGTTTCTATTGTGGCATTATTTGATACTAACTATATAGATTTAACTGATAGTGTTGATATAGATGGTGTGTTAAAATGGAAAGTACCGGAAGGTGATTGGTCAATTTATGCTCTATTTCTCGGATGGCATGGTAAAATGGTTGAAAGAGCTGCACCAGGGGGTGAAGGATTTGTTATTGATCATTTTAATAAAAATGCACTGTACAATTATCTTTCTAAATTCAATGAAGCTTTAAAAAGTGTTAAAAAACCTTATGTAAGAGCATTTTTTAATGATTCTTATGAAGTTGATGATGCGGTTGGTGAATCAAACTGGACAAGGAATTTTTTAAAAGAGTTCAAAAATAGAAGAGGTTATAAACTCGAAAAGTGTTTAAATATATTTTTCGGCAAAGATACTACAGAAGAAAAAGAAAGAATACTTTGTGACTATCGAGAAACTATCTCTGATTTATTGTTGGATGAGTTTACATTGAACTGGAAAATGTGGGCTCATTCAAAAAAATCCATTGTAAGAAACCAGGCACATGGCTCTCCAGCGAATATAATAGATCTTTATGCAAATAGTGATATACCTGAAACGGAGGGTAATGAGATATTTAGATTTAAATTTGCCTCCTCGGCATCTAACATTACTGGTAAAAAATTAACTTCAGCTGAGGCTGCAACATGGCTTAATGAACATTTTTTAACTACTCTTGGTGATGTTAAAAAATGTGTCGATTTATTTTTTCTTGGAGGAATAAATCACATATTTTACCATGGGACTACTTATTCACCTCTCGAAGAAGAATGGCCGGGATGGCTATTTTATGCATCTGTAAATTTCTCTCCATCCAATCCTTTCTGGACTCATTTTAATAAGTTGAATGAATATGTTACTAGGGTGCAGTCTTTTTTACAGATCGGAAAACCCTCATCAGATGTGCTTGTATATTATCCTATTCATGATTTTTGGTCAAAAATGTCAAGAGGTTTATTGGTACATTTTTCTGGTGAGATAAAAGATTATGAAGGTTCGGATTTTTATAATGTCTCTGAATCATTATATAAAAATGGTTATACTTTCGATTATATTTCTGATAGACTATTACAAAAAGCCAAGGAGAGTAGAGGAGAAATTAAAACAAAGGGTTGCAATTATAAGGCGATTATAGTTCCTTATTGTAAGTATATTAATTTTAATACTTTTAAAAAAATTTTAAGCCTGGCGAATGAAGGCTGTACGGTAATCTTTAATAAAAGTTTGCCAGAAAAAGTATCAGGATTTGATAACTATAAAAGCAAAACCATAGAATTTGAGAAAATTAAAAATGAAATAGAAGCGGAACTTACTGATTTTGCTGGTTATAAGATGTATAATTCAGGGAAAGGGCGTGTAGTAATTAGTTCAGTTCCTGCGGATTCAGTTCTAAGATTGCTTGATTATAAATCAGAAGCTTTACATAAATTTGGTTTATCTTTTATTAGAAAAAAAATACGGGGTGGCTTTATATACTTCATTGTTAATAATGAAGAAAAAAAGGAAGAGGATTTTATACCTATAGCCTATGGTGGTAGATCCGTAGTTTTATTTAATCCGATGAGTGGAAGATTTGGCAGCTTGAAAAAGAAACATAATGGTATGGATGAAGTATTTTTATCCTTGAATCCTGGAGAATCAGTTATAATAAGAACTTATAATAGAAAAGTGAATGTTAGAGATTATAAATTTTTTACTAAAAGTAAAGACGATACTATTGAAATAAGAGGTAAATGGTTATTAACTCCGATAGAAGGTAACCCTGTATTTCCTGAAAGGCTGGAGTTAGAAGAACTAAAATCTTGGCATCTCCTTCCGGATACACTATGGGCTTCCTTTTCAGGTGTTGCAAAATATCAAATCAGATTTAAAAAGCCAGCTATTAAACAAAAATATCTTGTTCTTAGCCTGGGAAAAGTGAAAGAAACTGCAAGGGTGTTTATAAATGGTAATGAGGTAGCTACGTTAATAATGCCACCATTTGAAATTTTAATAGATTCTAAAATGTTAAAGGAGAATAATCTTCTTGAAATTGAAGTAACCAATTTGATGGCAAATGGTATAGCATATCTTGATAGGAACGGGATAATTTGGAAAAAGTTTTATAATATTAATTTCCCACCACGAAGAAGAGAGAATATGGGGCAAGATAGGCTATTTACGGCAAAACATTGGAAACCTGTCGAATCAGGACTTTTAGGTCCTGTGAGGATATTTCCAGCAGAAGAAATTAAACCATGA
- a CDS encoding glycoside hydrolase family 65, translated as MNRYEVVSRNNPIITRIDSLSPLTVGNGNFAFTVDVTGFQTFFDYYSKGIPLGTFSNWGWNKLKGGYELEDTFEYFDVDGRKVSYASKQKTEAGAWLRANPHRFHLGRIGLCHFRNGVVEIKRGEVTNIHQKLNLWSGIIESNYKLNGERVFVKTGVSPSKDIIVTEMKGDLIEKNPPCILFSFPYASLKWGKTGCDWDSPEKHSTVILKELKDRILLKRELDSITYFVLIKFDKGIFERIDKHEFLLIPEKGEKFELLVNFSAEYPEELNIKSADRFFNEISSWWRNYWNKGAFIDFANCKSPEAKELERRVILSQYLTAIQCSGNLPPQETGLTCTSWFGKFHLEMHWWHAVHFVLWGRPELLERSLDWYFKILPEARKKAIRQGYEGVRWPKMVGSCGRESPSSVGVFLIWQQPHIIYYSELLYRYYKEKRILEKYKDLVFQTADFLASYARYDSNRDEYILGPPLIPAQEVYKPEETINPTFELAYWRYGLKVAIEWKKRLGMKVPDKWVNVLEKLSPYPVYKDKYYQNVETEEPTLDDPWHTRDHPTVLGALGMLPGEGIDEKLMGKTLKKVFENWNWVTTWGWDYPLIAMTAARLGEKELAIKALLMNTPKNRYLVNGHNYQENRLPIYLPGNGGLLTAIAMMAGGWDGAPDTSAPGFPDDGDWDVKCEGFKRFP; from the coding sequence ATAAATCGTTATGAGGTTGTAAGTAGGAATAACCCTATAATTACAAGAATAGATAGCCTTAGTCCTTTGACAGTGGGCAATGGTAATTTTGCTTTTACTGTTGATGTAACAGGATTTCAGACATTTTTTGATTATTATTCAAAGGGTATACCACTAGGTACATTTTCCAACTGGGGCTGGAATAAATTAAAAGGAGGTTATGAGCTGGAGGATACTTTTGAATACTTTGATGTTGACGGGAGGAAAGTAAGCTATGCTTCCAAACAGAAAACAGAAGCGGGTGCATGGCTCAGAGCGAATCCCCATAGATTCCATCTTGGTAGGATTGGACTATGCCACTTTCGTAATGGTGTAGTAGAGATAAAGAGAGGGGAGGTAACCAATATCCATCAGAAGTTGAATTTATGGAGTGGTATAATAGAAAGTAATTATAAATTAAATGGTGAAAGAGTTTTTGTAAAAACTGGTGTATCTCCAAGCAAGGATATTATTGTTACTGAAATGAAAGGCGATTTGATTGAAAAAAATCCCCCTTGTATTTTGTTTTCATTTCCCTACGCCTCTTTAAAATGGGGCAAAACCGGTTGCGATTGGGACAGTCCTGAAAAGCATTCTACTGTAATTTTAAAAGAATTGAAAGATAGAATCCTGCTTAAAAGGGAATTGGATTCTATAACCTATTTTGTTCTTATTAAGTTTGACAAAGGCATATTTGAACGAATTGATAAGCATGAGTTTTTATTGATTCCCGAAAAGGGGGAAAAATTTGAGTTACTGGTTAATTTTTCTGCTGAGTATCCAGAAGAACTTAATATTAAATCGGCAGATAGATTTTTCAATGAAATCTCATCGTGGTGGAGAAATTACTGGAATAAAGGAGCCTTCATAGATTTTGCAAACTGTAAGTCTCCTGAAGCAAAAGAACTTGAAAGAAGGGTGATATTATCTCAATATTTGACGGCAATCCAGTGTTCGGGTAACCTTCCTCCCCAGGAGACAGGGTTAACCTGTACCAGCTGGTTTGGCAAATTTCACCTTGAAATGCATTGGTGGCATGCTGTTCATTTTGTCCTTTGGGGGAGACCAGAACTCTTGGAGAGGAGCTTAGATTGGTACTTCAAAATATTACCGGAAGCCAGAAAAAAAGCAATCAGGCAGGGGTATGAAGGTGTCAGATGGCCCAAGATGGTTGGATCATGTGGTAGAGAAAGCCCTTCAAGTGTGGGTGTTTTCCTCATTTGGCAACAACCGCATATAATTTATTATTCAGAATTATTGTATAGGTATTATAAAGAGAAGAGGATTTTGGAAAAATATAAAGACTTAGTTTTCCAGACGGCTGATTTTTTAGCCTCTTATGCCAGGTATGATTCGAATAGAGATGAGTATATTTTAGGCCCGCCTTTGATTCCAGCTCAGGAAGTATATAAACCGGAGGAAACAATTAATCCGACATTTGAACTTGCTTATTGGAGATATGGGCTAAAGGTAGCAATAGAATGGAAGAAAAGATTAGGAATGAAGGTACCTGATAAATGGGTTAATGTTTTAGAAAAATTGTCTCCATATCCAGTTTATAAAGACAAATATTACCAAAATGTGGAGACGGAAGAGCCTACTTTAGACGATCCATGGCATACAAGGGATCATCCAACAGTTCTTGGTGCTTTAGGCATGTTGCCTGGAGAAGGAATTGATGAAAAACTCATGGGAAAAACTTTGAAAAAGGTTTTTGAAAATTGGAACTGGGTGACGACATGGGGCTGGGATTATCCATTGATTGCTATGACAGCTGCAAGGTTAGGAGAGAAAGAGCTTGCTATTAAAGCTCTTTTAATGAATACTCCAAAAAATAGATACTTAGTAAATGGACACAATTATCAAGAAAATAGGTTACCTATTTATTTGCCTGGGAATGGAGGTCTATTGACTGCTATTGCTATGATGGCTGGTGGATGGGATGGTGCTCCAGATACTTCGGCACCAGGTTTCCCCGATGACGGTGACTGGGATGTAAAATGTGAAGGATTTAAAAGGTTTCCATAA
- a CDS encoding glycoside hydrolase family 2 → MKKKNKDCIYVFSFVIMVLSIYSNLVGDGSKTLRQYLSGVDNRSDVIWDFYCTGGRNSGYWGKIRVPSCWEQEGYGNYNYGRDYYTYGRDYKYSNEEGIYRYRFYVSDSLQDRQNFIVFEGVMTDCEVKINGKVAGKRHRGAFYRFRYDISDKLIYGAENELEVHVWKMSDNRSVNLAERYADCWIFGGIYRPVYIESKPRENIDRVAIVAEMDGRFDGYVYIGNVEGERELIGEIIDGAGNVVCIMEGEVGKGDSLVILKGSVENPKLWSSEYPNLYRFRLSLRDKKGKVLHRLVERFGFRSIEVRQGDGIYINGRKIKFKGINRHCIWPETGRSLNPEIDLMDVKLIKEMNMNAVRCSHYPPDVSFLDLCDSLGLYVIDELAGWHNAYDTEVGEELVKEMVIRDVNHPSVIFWSNGNEGGTNPELDDDFHKWDPSRRPIIHPHHRPGHAFSGIETNHYESYESVKRILKSDSLIYMTTEFLHSQNDGGGGAGLRDYWELMYREELSAGGFLWALLDEGVVRTDLRGMIDVNGVNAPDGVLGPHREKEGSFYAIRDIFSPVVVLDKRIKSNRLILSLENRYDFTNLNDLMFKVKVVCYRYPWERISGHDVIWRKDVKGPDIKPKGKGELVIEIPKDKLKKGEGIKVYAIDRFGMVVMDWDMMLKNGGYYVDKIVKRDDSKGIEIDDRDSIVVMKGGDIEVGLCKNTGKIVYVYNKRYRRRLSFSGGEIFPTTGKLEEVKIDKGDGVVDFRFSGEINYVRWKIYDSGWLELDYSYRLDGEYNFSGISFEFPESHMLSVKWLGCGPYRVWKNRVDGVRFDVWENGYNNTTTGESPWIYPEFKGYFKDVVWMEFNSVEGKFYIVSGDSGLYYRLFDFYGLPGIEPSPELPSGDISIMDAIPPIGTKMSMKINARAMTTGPMGYLNKLNGTFKHKLYFYFGWL, encoded by the coding sequence ATGAAGAAAAAAAATAAGGATTGTATTTATGTTTTTTCTTTTGTTATAATGGTTTTATCTATTTACTCAAATTTAGTGGGGGATGGATCAAAAACTCTTCGTCAATATTTATCTGGCGTTGATAATCGCAGTGATGTGATTTGGGATTTTTACTGTACAGGTGGCAGGAATAGCGGTTATTGGGGTAAGATAAGGGTTCCATCCTGCTGGGAGCAGGAGGGTTATGGCAATTATAACTATGGTAGGGATTATTACACTTATGGAAGGGATTACAAATACAGCAATGAAGAGGGAATATACAGATACAGGTTTTATGTATCCGATAGTTTGCAAGATAGGCAAAATTTTATAGTTTTTGAAGGGGTAATGACTGATTGTGAGGTAAAGATAAATGGAAAGGTAGCTGGTAAGAGGCATAGAGGAGCATTTTATCGATTCAGGTATGATATAAGTGATAAGCTAATATATGGAGCTGAAAATGAGTTAGAGGTACATGTATGGAAGATGTCAGATAACAGAAGTGTTAATCTTGCGGAGAGGTATGCTGATTGCTGGATATTTGGTGGAATATATAGACCGGTATACATAGAAAGTAAACCAAGGGAAAATATAGACAGGGTAGCAATAGTTGCGGAGATGGATGGGAGATTTGATGGTTATGTATATATAGGAAATGTAGAAGGAGAAAGGGAGCTAATTGGGGAGATAATAGATGGAGCTGGTAATGTAGTATGCATTATGGAAGGTGAGGTAGGGAAGGGAGATAGCCTGGTAATACTAAAAGGGAGTGTGGAGAATCCTAAATTGTGGAGTAGTGAATATCCCAATTTGTATAGATTCAGGTTGAGTTTAAGAGATAAAAAAGGGAAAGTGTTACATAGATTAGTAGAGAGGTTTGGTTTCAGGAGTATAGAGGTTAGACAAGGGGATGGAATTTATATTAATGGTAGAAAGATAAAGTTTAAGGGAATAAATAGGCACTGTATCTGGCCAGAAACGGGAAGGAGTCTGAATCCTGAGATTGATTTGATGGACGTGAAGTTGATAAAAGAGATGAATATGAATGCTGTTAGATGTTCCCATTATCCCCCTGATGTTTCGTTCCTTGATCTTTGTGATTCTTTGGGTTTATACGTAATAGATGAGCTTGCTGGGTGGCATAATGCATATGATACTGAGGTAGGTGAGGAATTAGTCAAAGAGATGGTCATAAGAGATGTAAATCATCCGAGCGTGATATTCTGGAGTAATGGTAATGAGGGTGGAACAAATCCTGAGCTTGATGATGATTTCCATAAATGGGATCCTTCGAGACGTCCTATTATACATCCTCATCATAGGCCTGGGCATGCTTTCAGTGGTATAGAGACGAATCACTATGAGAGTTATGAGAGTGTAAAAAGGATACTAAAGAGTGACAGTTTGATATATATGACAACAGAATTTTTACATAGTCAGAATGATGGAGGAGGTGGAGCGGGTTTAAGAGATTATTGGGAGTTGATGTACAGGGAGGAGTTATCTGCTGGAGGATTTTTATGGGCGTTATTGGATGAAGGTGTTGTCAGGACAGATTTAAGAGGTATGATAGATGTTAATGGAGTAAATGCGCCTGATGGAGTATTAGGACCACATAGGGAAAAGGAAGGAAGTTTCTATGCAATAAGAGATATATTCAGTCCCGTTGTAGTGCTGGATAAGAGAATAAAGAGTAATAGATTAATATTAAGTCTAGAAAATAGATATGATTTCACGAATTTGAATGATTTAATGTTTAAAGTGAAGGTAGTATGTTATAGATATCCATGGGAGAGGATATCGGGTCATGATGTGATATGGAGGAAAGATGTAAAAGGTCCTGACATAAAGCCAAAGGGAAAGGGAGAGCTGGTTATTGAAATACCTAAGGATAAATTGAAGAAAGGTGAGGGAATAAAGGTGTATGCGATAGATAGGTTTGGTATGGTAGTTATGGACTGGGATATGATGTTAAAAAATGGAGGTTATTATGTGGATAAGATAGTTAAGAGAGATGATAGTAAGGGTATAGAGATAGATGATAGAGATAGTATTGTAGTAATGAAGGGAGGAGATATAGAGGTTGGTTTATGTAAGAATACAGGTAAGATAGTGTATGTATATAATAAAAGATATAGAAGGCGACTGAGCTTCAGTGGTGGAGAGATATTTCCTACAACTGGGAAGTTGGAAGAGGTAAAAATAGATAAAGGGGATGGGGTTGTAGATTTCAGGTTTAGCGGTGAAATAAATTACGTGAGGTGGAAAATATATGATAGTGGATGGTTGGAATTGGATTACAGTTACAGGTTGGATGGGGAGTATAATTTCAGTGGTATAAGTTTCGAATTCCCTGAGAGTCATATGTTGAGTGTAAAGTGGTTAGGATGTGGACCGTATAGAGTGTGGAAGAACAGGGTAGATGGTGTTCGGTTTGATGTATGGGAGAATGGTTACAATAATACAACGACGGGAGAGAGTCCATGGATATATCCAGAGTTTAAGGGATATTTCAAAGATGTTGTGTGGATGGAGTTTAATAGTGTGGAGGGGAAGTTTTACATAGTAAGTGGTGATAGTGGATTATATTACAGGTTGTTCGATTTTTATGGTTTGCCAGGGATAGAGCCGTCACCAGAATTGCCATCTGGAGATATATCAATAATGGATGCAATACCTCCAATTGGGACAAAAATGTCAATGAAGATAAATGCAAGGGCAATGACAACGGGACCCATGGGATATCTTAACAAGTTAAATGGTACTTTTAAGCATAAATTGTATTTTTATTTTGGATGGCTATAA
- a CDS encoding pyruvate dehydrogenase → MVKEILVKPDFSPKHLNFNPIPCFQYQGHLKDELGKRLDKEKIVLMFKTMLLIRYFEEMIVELKTGKFTPMENFKFVGATHLSIGQEAVATGVMAKIKKDDYITSTHRGHGHAIAKGLWALFQMNEEELCQFLNIKYSNQSKKELLEQAIDLHLLKTVGELFGKEIGYCHGRGGGMHIADFNVGHLGANAIVGGSFAIATGAALAEYKLKRGRVVVCFIGDGALHNGISLEAMNFAAQKQFGQGLPIIYAIENNQYAMTGQTVGEVTGVDYLARRGAGISTNNMSAEVVNGMNIFAVYDAIDRAVEKVNNNNGPILLEFITYRYKGHSLSDSCTKYRSPEEEKQWLELDPINTLKKELIENDILNEKEIETIQSETKNKIYDAATKAAKSDYPDPKTIYEGLMTETVETKVHDEYKKVSVIKEWSHYRRDSHGRIMYRHAVREALAEEMLRDNRVILYGEDVADYGGAFQATAGLFETFGRERVFNAPISEAAIVGTACGAAMAGLRPVAEIMYIDFILLAMDQLGNQVAKTRYMFGGKAEIPMVLRTTIGGGKGYAGQHSQSLEAVVTHFPGLKVVAPSTAYDVKGLLKMAIRDNNPVVFIEHQLLYSEKDVVPEDEYLLPIGEATIRKDGKDLTIISYSYMMLNSIKAANQLEEEGISAEVIDLRTLIPLDVNAIVNSVKKTGRAMVVCQAPEVGCFGEHVLYEIQSNAFDYLKAPLKVVGARNVPPPMAPTLEYDNIPSVERIVEEARKLVNR, encoded by the coding sequence ATGGTAAAGGAAATATTAGTAAAACCTGATTTCTCTCCTAAACACTTGAACTTTAACCCTATCCCCTGTTTTCAGTATCAAGGACATCTGAAAGATGAACTCGGGAAAAGGCTCGATAAAGAAAAAATAGTTCTAATGTTCAAAACAATGCTGTTAATTCGCTATTTCGAAGAGATGATTGTAGAATTAAAAACCGGTAAATTTACTCCTATGGAAAATTTCAAATTTGTTGGAGCTACACATCTATCAATTGGTCAGGAAGCAGTGGCAACAGGAGTCATGGCAAAAATAAAAAAGGATGATTATATAACAAGTACCCATAGAGGACATGGACATGCAATAGCAAAAGGATTATGGGCACTTTTTCAAATGAATGAGGAAGAATTGTGTCAATTTTTGAACATAAAATATTCAAATCAATCAAAGAAAGAACTGTTGGAACAAGCAATAGATTTGCACCTATTAAAAACTGTTGGAGAGCTGTTTGGAAAAGAAATTGGGTATTGCCATGGGAGAGGTGGAGGTATGCACATTGCCGATTTTAATGTCGGACATTTGGGTGCTAATGCTATCGTAGGTGGGAGTTTTGCAATCGCTACGGGAGCTGCACTTGCTGAGTATAAATTAAAACGAGGTAGAGTAGTCGTATGCTTTATTGGTGATGGAGCACTGCACAATGGTATATCCCTTGAAGCAATGAATTTCGCTGCTCAAAAACAATTTGGTCAGGGGCTACCTATTATTTACGCAATTGAAAATAATCAGTACGCCATGACAGGACAAACAGTTGGTGAAGTCACAGGAGTGGATTATCTTGCCAGGAGAGGAGCTGGTATATCCACAAATAATATGAGTGCTGAAGTGGTAAACGGAATGAATATATTTGCTGTCTACGATGCCATTGATAGAGCCGTTGAAAAAGTAAATAATAATAATGGTCCTATTCTGTTGGAATTTATCACATATAGATACAAGGGACATTCATTGAGTGATAGCTGTACAAAATACCGATCCCCAGAAGAAGAAAAACAATGGTTAGAATTAGATCCAATTAATACATTAAAAAAAGAGTTAATAGAAAATGACATCCTGAATGAAAAAGAGATAGAAACAATCCAGTCTGAAACAAAAAATAAAATATATGATGCTGCAACTAAAGCGGCTAAAAGTGACTACCCGGATCCAAAGACTATTTACGAGGGGCTAATGACCGAAACCGTAGAAACAAAAGTTCATGACGAATATAAAAAAGTATCAGTAATTAAAGAATGGTCACATTACAGAAGAGATAGCCATGGTAGGATAATGTACAGGCATGCGGTGCGCGAAGCACTTGCAGAGGAAATGTTAAGGGATAATAGGGTCATTCTATATGGAGAAGACGTAGCTGATTACGGAGGAGCTTTCCAAGCAACCGCCGGTCTTTTTGAAACATTTGGTAGAGAGAGAGTATTTAATGCACCCATATCCGAGGCAGCAATTGTTGGTACTGCCTGTGGAGCTGCAATGGCAGGACTAAGACCTGTTGCCGAAATAATGTATATAGATTTTATCTTGCTCGCTATGGATCAATTAGGTAATCAGGTAGCAAAAACAAGATATATGTTTGGTGGTAAGGCTGAAATTCCAATGGTATTAAGGACAACAATAGGAGGTGGCAAAGGATATGCAGGACAGCATTCCCAGAGCCTCGAAGCTGTTGTAACTCACTTCCCTGGATTAAAGGTTGTCGCCCCTTCAACAGCTTATGATGTAAAAGGACTATTGAAAATGGCTATAAGAGATAATAATCCAGTTGTTTTTATTGAACACCAGCTCCTATATTCGGAAAAAGATGTCGTACCTGAAGACGAATATCTCCTACCTATAGGAGAAGCCACAATAAGAAAGGATGGGAAAGATTTAACAATTATAAGTTATTCTTATATGATGCTAAATTCTATTAAAGCAGCAAACCAGCTTGAAGAAGAAGGTATATCAGCTGAGGTAATTGATTTAAGAACTCTTATACCACTGGATGTGAATGCCATAGTAAATTCAGTAAAAAAAACAGGTAGAGCAATGGTTGTTTGCCAGGCACCAGAAGTTGGGTGCTTTGGTGAACACGTACTATATGAAATTCAGAGTAATGCATTTGATTATTTAAAAGCACCTTTAAAAGTAGTAGGAGCACGTAATGTACCACCACCGATGGCACCAACACTTGAATACGATAATATACCGAGCGTTGAAAGAATAGTTGAAGAAGCCAGAAAATTGGTAAATAGATAA